From the Terriglobia bacterium genome, the window GGTGAAGCGCCGCCTCTTCGCCACCCACCGCCCCTGACGTTTCGGGATAGGTTTCTGCGTGCGCGCTTGCCGGGCGGGTCTTGACAATTGTCAGTTATGTCAGTAATATCTGTTGTGACAGAAAGAACTGTATGACCCAGCTAAGCACCGCCAAAAAGCAGTTCATCCTCCACTGGGGCGAAATGGGCGCCCGCTGGGGGATCAACCGCACCGTCGCTCAGGTTCACGCCCTTCTCCACGTTTCTGCCACTCCCTTAACTGCCGAGGAGATTGCCAAGACCCTCCATGTGGCCCGCTCCAATGTCAGCACCAGCATCCGCGAACTGCAGGGCTGGGGGCTCGTTCGCCCGGTGCACGTCCTCGGCGACCGCTGCCAGCATTACGAGTCCATCAAGGACGTTTGGGAGATGTTCCGCATCATCATCGACCAGCGCAAGAAGCGGGAGATCGATCCCACCCTGGAGCTCCTCCGCCTGTGCATCGCGGAACTCCGGCAGGGGAAGGAAGCCGATGCTTATACTCGGGAGCGCCTCGAGGAAATCTACGAGTTCTTCGCCGACGTCGAGGCGTTGTACTCCGACGTGCGGCAATTCCCGGTGGCAACGCTGCGCAGCCTGGTCAAGGCGCGCGGCACGGTCCGCAAGTTGCTCTCTTTGAAGCTCGGCCGCTAGGCCTTTTTTTGCTATGTAGTTCTGTCGTGAAAGGAAAGACTGAGGTACGGAGCGGTTGCTTGACCCAGCCGAGCTGCCGGCCCCTTCTCCGCATCCTGGGAGATACCGATGATGCAGGACACCACAGTTAACCCCGCCCCCGCACCCGGCGCGCCGTTGCATGTCGTTACCGGTGCCTTCGGATTTTCCGGCAAATACATTGCCCTGCGCCTGCTGGAGCGGGGCATCCGTGTGCGCACGCTGACCAATCACCCGGGTGGGGACTCTCCCTTGCACAGCAGGATCGAGGTGGCCCCGCTCAATTTCAAAAATATGGCAGAGCTGGCCCACAGCTTGCAGGGCGCGGCGACGGTCTATAACACCTATTGGGTGCGCTTCGCCCGCGGAAGGATGAACCACGAAACTGCCGTCCAAAACACAAAGGTCCTCATCCGCGCTGCGGCACAGGCGGGCGTGCAACGCATCGTGCACGTCAGCATTACCAATCCCTCGCCGTCTTCGCCTTTGCCGTACTTTCGGGGAAAAGCCGCGGTGGAGGAGGCTATCCGCTCTTCCGCGCTGTCCTACGCCATCCTGCGGCCTGCGGTGGTCTTTGGAGCGGAAGACATTCTGCTCAACAATATCGCCTGGATGTTAAGGCGCTTCCCGGTCTTTGCATTGCCTGGCAAGGGCGATTACGGGTTGCAACCCATCTTCGTGGAGGATCTGGCCGCGCTTGCCGTCGACAGTGGCCGCAGCCGTGAGAATATCGTGGTGGACGCGGTGGGCCCGGAGACCTACTCCTACGCTGATCTCGTGCAGCTCATTCGCGGCACGATCGGCAGTCGCAGCCGCGTCGTGCGCATCCCTGCAGCCGGGGTTGTCCTCGCTTCCTGGCTGCTCAGCCGCCTGGTCAACGATGTCGTTTTGACGAAAGATGAAGTCAGCGGCCTTATGGCCAATCTGCTCGTCTCCAAGGAGTCGCCAACGGGCAGCACAAGTCTTCGCGCGTGGTTGCAGACACATGCCCGCACAACCGG encodes:
- a CDS encoding MarR family transcriptional regulator, with amino-acid sequence MGARWGINRTVAQVHALLHVSATPLTAEEIAKTLHVARSNVSTSIRELQGWGLVRPVHVLGDRCQHYESIKDVWEMFRIIIDQRKKREIDPTLELLRLCIAELRQGKEADAYTRERLEEIYEFFADVEALYSDVRQFPVATLRSLVKARGTVRKLLSLKLGR
- a CDS encoding NAD(P)H-binding protein, with translation MQDTTVNPAPAPGAPLHVVTGAFGFSGKYIALRLLERGIRVRTLTNHPGGDSPLHSRIEVAPLNFKNMAELAHSLQGAATVYNTYWVRFARGRMNHETAVQNTKVLIRAAAQAGVQRIVHVSITNPSPSSPLPYFRGKAAVEEAIRSSALSYAILRPAVVFGAEDILLNNIAWMLRRFPVFALPGKGDYGLQPIFVEDLAALAVDSGRSRENIVVDAVGPETYSYADLVQLIRGTIGSRSRVVRIPAAGVVLASWLLSRLVNDVVLTKDEVSGLMANLLVSKESPTGSTSLRAWLQTHARTTGRHYASELERHYRS